The Pantoea sp. At-9b genome includes a window with the following:
- a CDS encoding spore coat protein U domain-containing protein produces MKRIIALLAVLLLGWSGAVLADCTASSSNTNLGTVSSFTLASTAQTVETGTGFTCSGSLLSLLSTNTVTATLGSSANASATTPRLYNSASGSYIPYTVCGDSACSTTASIGSSKTWSSTTLLGLLGLFNASDGSLPLYIRNTAGVNVPAGTYTDTLTLNWSYSICFVGVLGLCVYTTGTATSYIYLTLVVTNDCAIDSAPDVDFGSASLPSSFSSIASTLGIRCTLNATYTVNLTSSNASSGNWRQMSASTSAGTSLLQYQLYQPDGTAWTASNDLSETGTGATQSINYTAQVNPDQTNQPAGSYSDTVTVTVSY; encoded by the coding sequence ATGAAACGGATTATCGCACTGCTGGCCGTGTTATTGCTGGGCTGGAGTGGGGCGGTGTTGGCCGATTGTACCGCCAGCTCCAGCAATACCAATCTTGGCACCGTCAGTTCATTTACCCTTGCCAGCACCGCGCAGACCGTGGAAACCGGCACCGGGTTCACCTGTTCCGGCAGTTTGTTATCATTACTGAGCACCAATACCGTGACCGCAACATTGGGCAGTTCCGCTAATGCCTCTGCCACCACACCGCGTTTATATAACAGCGCCAGCGGCAGCTATATCCCCTACACCGTTTGTGGTGACAGTGCCTGTAGTACCACGGCCAGCATTGGCAGCAGCAAAACCTGGAGTTCAACCACGCTCCTCGGGTTGCTTGGCCTGTTTAATGCCAGTGACGGTTCGCTGCCGCTGTATATCAGGAATACTGCCGGGGTGAATGTGCCGGCGGGCACGTACACCGACACACTGACACTGAACTGGAGCTACAGCATTTGCTTTGTCGGGGTATTGGGACTGTGCGTGTACACCACCGGTACGGCGACCTCGTACATTTATCTGACGCTGGTGGTAACCAATGATTGTGCCATTGATAGTGCTCCCGACGTGGATTTTGGCAGTGCCTCCTTGCCCTCCAGCTTCAGCAGCATCGCTTCCACGTTGGGTATCCGTTGCACCCTGAATGCGACTTATACCGTTAATCTCACCAGCAGTAACGCCAGCAGCGGCAATTGGCGGCAGATGTCGGCCAGTACCAGCGCCGGGACATCGTTACTGCAATATCAACTTTACCAGCCCGATGGCACGGCCTGGACCGCCAGTAATGACCTGAGTGAAACGGGCACCGGCGCGACCCAAAGCATCAACTACACGGCGCAGGTGAATCCGGACCAGACCAATCAGCCTGCCGGAAGTTATAGCGATACGGTGACGGTGACCGTCAGTTACTGA
- the yacL gene encoding protein YacL, giving the protein MEYEFLRDLTGKVKVRMSMDHEAVGHWFNEEVDENLALLDDVEAAVQQVKGTHHQWQRVGHEYTLWLDEEEVMIRANQLALEDDGLEEGMTYYDEESLAFCGVEDFLAVITAYRQFLAGK; this is encoded by the coding sequence ATGGAATATGAATTTTTGCGCGATCTGACCGGTAAGGTCAAAGTGCGCATGTCGATGGACCACGAAGCCGTGGGACACTGGTTCAACGAAGAGGTGGATGAGAATTTAGCTCTGCTGGATGACGTCGAAGCTGCCGTGCAGCAGGTGAAAGGCACCCATCATCAGTGGCAACGTGTCGGGCATGAATACACGCTATGGCTGGATGAAGAAGAGGTGATGATTCGCGCTAATCAGTTGGCGTTAGAGGATGACGGGCTGGAAGAGGGCATGACCTACTATGACGAAGAGAGCCTGGCGTTTTGCGGCGTAGAGGATTTTCTGGCGGTGATTACCGCGTATCGGCAGTTTCTGGCGGGGAAATGA
- a CDS encoding MFS transporter: protein MKNKKLSRDDYLILLANIFSSLASFSFFPYISTDLAAWISLTSAQASSAAGIGVMGGSILAYFFSTFFSARNLRKKIVSAFFIGLPSILSIIIINKTALIPLVLFSLSLIIFRFSISYSSNLIKTLQLKDIKAKKDRSCMLGYIKVTTSVGGALGPILGSFLFNQYNVIALLFFSAILFFLSALLILLLTSKTHGVEPARVKGESLFRMPRDVFFLCLIALIHFVFEAQIYAFMAISVEKNNHEAAFLPLMFSVNAILLITLTIPVLNVIRRWRVNSVTAILFGSFLSLISIITSPYCHSSISILVITLLFTLGEIITPQIILQKISQSDNHHEILKFLSTYNLMTFGVGLTFGYFLSSWAVSLQKPLYSSLAFICVYAFLFILLCIKRKTA from the coding sequence TTGAAAAATAAAAAATTATCACGTGATGATTATCTTATTCTTCTAGCCAATATATTTTCCTCGTTGGCATCGTTCTCATTTTTTCCTTACATCAGTACCGACCTCGCTGCCTGGATATCTTTGACATCAGCTCAGGCATCTTCAGCTGCAGGAATAGGAGTGATGGGTGGTAGCATTCTAGCCTACTTTTTTTCGACTTTTTTTTCGGCTCGCAACTTAAGAAAAAAAATTGTATCAGCCTTTTTTATCGGATTACCCTCAATTCTTAGCATTATTATTATTAACAAAACAGCATTAATTCCTTTAGTTCTTTTTTCCCTAAGCCTCATAATATTTCGCTTTTCGATTAGCTACAGTTCAAATTTAATCAAAACCCTGCAACTGAAAGATATCAAGGCTAAAAAAGATCGGTCTTGTATGCTGGGGTATATCAAAGTTACTACCAGTGTTGGAGGTGCACTTGGTCCTATACTTGGAAGCTTTTTATTCAATCAATACAATGTAATCGCATTGTTATTTTTCTCAGCAATATTGTTTTTTCTTTCTGCACTACTGATTTTACTACTAACATCAAAAACACATGGAGTGGAACCCGCCAGAGTTAAAGGGGAAAGTTTATTTCGTATGCCACGCGATGTATTTTTTCTCTGCCTCATTGCGCTGATACATTTTGTTTTTGAAGCACAGATTTATGCATTCATGGCGATTTCAGTGGAAAAAAATAATCATGAGGCTGCCTTCCTTCCTTTGATGTTTTCTGTAAATGCCATCTTGCTAATAACGCTGACCATTCCAGTATTGAATGTGATAAGAAGATGGAGAGTCAATTCGGTAACCGCAATCTTATTCGGTAGCTTTTTATCGTTAATAAGCATTATCACTAGTCCATATTGTCATTCATCTATATCCATCCTGGTAATCACTTTACTATTTACCTTGGGGGAAATAATTACACCACAAATAATTTTGCAGAAGATATCTCAATCAGACAATCATCATGAAATATTGAAGTTTCTCTCAACATATAATTTAATGACTTTTGGCGTAGGGTTAACCTTTGGTTATTTTCTCTCCTCATGGGCAGTAAGCTTACAGAAACCGCTATACTCCAGTTTGGCTTTTATTTGCGTTTACGCTTTTCTTTTTATACTTTTGTGCATCAAGAGAAAAACCGCCTGA
- a CDS encoding DUF6002 family protein, translated as MKSIKFTEALINSDNLVERYYNLLLSSEELFSSTIKNGFSGYPNTFDPDFKIPALDEKLISFLEPTKASIVSIGKYKGREISLFNLMKNPETNTVKTFAATLLIARAVSHIREKHEKIIVFSPSSGNKAIALRDAVLRAIKCDLVSPEELRIITLTPKDTKEKLRVSELSSDKYLKNLNPAFVLDTDSPEKVKDIGNKFKERFNDKNKSHTKLWHSLKLENYRFADQIRAFYDYEFGELENNKCVHVHSVSSAYGFLGYKTGVDRLNDLGCKTQMPAFLLVQHLATSDMVDFLLTGSFESPKNIYSLSKDGYYHQSNLKNYPFRTSSIKEILEQTFYSHKPATVHEMTDIINTYGGNGVVVSLLECLERYALIREMLCNAGVSLVADAKNVKEWSLIMALTGAMNAIDRNLIREDMSNFVIHGTGYYSSCDYESLGPDDYISVMNEVQMMNYI; from the coding sequence ATGAAATCAATAAAATTCACAGAAGCACTGATCAATTCTGATAATCTTGTAGAGCGATACTACAATCTACTATTAAGCTCAGAAGAGTTATTTTCATCGACTATTAAGAATGGTTTTTCAGGTTATCCTAACACATTTGACCCTGATTTTAAAATCCCTGCACTGGATGAGAAATTAATATCTTTTCTTGAACCAACAAAGGCCTCCATAGTCAGCATTGGAAAGTACAAAGGAAGAGAAATTAGTTTATTTAATTTAATGAAAAACCCCGAAACCAACACGGTAAAAACATTTGCAGCTACGCTACTGATCGCCAGAGCAGTCAGCCACATAAGAGAGAAACATGAGAAAATTATTGTTTTTTCTCCATCATCGGGAAATAAGGCAATTGCATTAAGGGATGCCGTTTTAAGAGCAATTAAGTGCGATTTAGTCTCACCAGAAGAATTAAGAATAATTACTCTGACACCTAAAGATACAAAAGAAAAACTGAGAGTTTCAGAGTTATCTTCAGATAAATATCTGAAAAACCTCAATCCAGCATTTGTACTCGATACGGATAGCCCTGAGAAAGTAAAAGATATTGGAAATAAATTCAAAGAAAGATTCAATGATAAAAACAAAAGCCACACTAAACTATGGCACTCACTTAAACTAGAAAACTATCGCTTTGCTGACCAAATTCGTGCTTTTTATGATTATGAATTTGGTGAACTTGAAAATAATAAATGCGTTCACGTACATTCAGTTTCCAGCGCCTATGGATTCTTGGGTTATAAAACGGGCGTTGATAGACTTAATGACCTAGGTTGTAAAACCCAAATGCCAGCGTTTTTATTGGTACAACACCTTGCAACAAGCGACATGGTAGACTTTCTTTTAACAGGGTCATTTGAGTCTCCGAAAAACATTTACTCTTTAAGTAAGGATGGTTATTACCATCAGAGTAATTTAAAAAACTATCCTTTCCGTACCTCAAGTATTAAAGAAATTCTAGAGCAAACATTTTATAGTCATAAACCCGCTACAGTACATGAAATGACAGACATTATTAATACATACGGTGGAAATGGTGTTGTTGTGTCGCTTCTGGAATGCCTGGAGCGTTATGCATTAATTCGCGAGATGCTGTGTAACGCAGGTGTCTCGTTGGTAGCTGACGCTAAAAATGTCAAAGAATGGTCACTGATTATGGCCTTGACAGGCGCTATGAACGCTATTGATCGTAACCTGATCAGGGAGGATATGAGTAATTTTGTTATACATGGTACTGGATATTACTCCTCATGTGATTATGAAAGCCTTGGACCAGATGACTACATTTCGGTCATGAATGAAGTCCAAATGATGAACTATATCTGA
- a CDS encoding cyclase family protein: MNSRWKQRPSHSTWGDFGADDQLGRLNLLTPQKVREGVAEVQTGETFCLSLPLDLPGGTAMNPRRPPPQLNATRRGEHANMTYPLSRDNPQLSDVICDDTVTLALQYSTQWDSLAHMGQWFDVNANGEPEMVFYNGYKANVDIVGETDYRAGCGCHHGSHLGAKVLGIEHMAQHGIQGRAVMIDIKRHFGSERFAFGYTHLQQILQADGIEVRPGDLVCFRTGMDEAILAMQGEPDMTFLNSHFAGLDGSDAQLRQWIVESGVVALIADNPAVEILPARPLNDDFYPSHPLHDLCLFRLGVYLGELWLLSPLADWLAHHQRHAFLLTAPPLRLPGAVGSPATPVATV; encoded by the coding sequence ATGAATAGTCGCTGGAAACAACGCCCGTCACACTCCACTTGGGGCGATTTCGGTGCCGATGACCAGTTAGGTCGTCTCAATCTGCTGACGCCGCAAAAAGTACGGGAGGGCGTGGCAGAAGTGCAGACCGGCGAGACCTTCTGCCTGAGTTTGCCGCTCGATTTACCGGGCGGCACGGCAATGAATCCGCGTCGTCCACCACCGCAGCTCAATGCCACACGGCGCGGCGAGCACGCCAATATGACCTATCCGCTGTCGCGTGATAATCCCCAGTTGAGTGACGTGATTTGTGACGACACCGTGACGCTGGCACTGCAATACTCCACCCAGTGGGACAGCCTCGCACATATGGGCCAATGGTTTGATGTCAACGCCAATGGCGAGCCGGAAATGGTGTTCTACAACGGCTACAAGGCGAATGTCGATATTGTCGGTGAAACTGACTATCGCGCCGGCTGTGGCTGCCACCACGGTAGCCATCTGGGGGCAAAAGTGCTGGGTATCGAACATATGGCGCAACACGGCATCCAGGGACGGGCGGTGATGATCGATATCAAACGCCACTTTGGCAGCGAGCGTTTTGCTTTTGGCTATACGCATCTGCAACAGATTTTACAGGCTGACGGCATTGAAGTGCGCCCGGGTGACCTGGTGTGTTTCCGTACCGGCATGGATGAAGCCATTCTGGCCATGCAAGGCGAGCCGGATATGACTTTCCTTAACAGCCACTTTGCCGGGTTGGACGGCAGCGATGCGCAATTGCGGCAGTGGATTGTAGAAAGCGGAGTTGTGGCGCTGATTGCCGACAATCCGGCAGTGGAGATACTACCGGCACGACCGTTGAACGATGATTTTTATCCGTCGCACCCGCTGCATGATCTCTGCCTGTTCCGGCTGGGGGTGTATCTCGGTGAGCTGTGGTTGCTGAGTCCGCTGGCAGATTGGCTGGCGCACCATCAGCGCCATGCATTTCTGCTGACCGCACCGCCGCTGCGGCTGCCGGGCGCAGTGGGATCGCCTGCTACGCCGGTTGCGACGGTTTAA
- a CDS encoding MFS transporter → MSLNSNGASAAVSARKGKFRFIILTVLSVGIAINYIDRAAMSVAIPFMSQELHFSPTDSGLLLSAFFWSYVLFQLPGGWLVDKLGPRITFALSSLGWGLATAACGLASSIAALVGFRFVLGAFEAPSYPASSSTVTRWFPRQERSFAAATFNNGSKIGGTLAIPIISFLIALVGWRMTFVISGLVAVVWALAWYLWYRDPREHKTVSAEEVAFIEANQDPQNGEPMSVRQLLAQRTVQAMMAGFFCINFVSYFFFTWFPTYLVETFHLSLMKFGLLGMLPGIAAIVGGWCGGLLSDSLVRRGYSLSVARKIPLVGGMLGSATIGLAAFSPTVGLALSALCFANFAATFASAALWALPSDVAPNRANVATIGGIQNMAANLAGIISPILIGVIMQFTHSFVIPLEIAGVIGVVGALVYAFWLPRVQPMGVADNRALDGALRREV, encoded by the coding sequence ATGTCGCTGAATTCCAATGGAGCATCTGCTGCTGTTTCGGCAAGAAAAGGGAAATTTCGTTTCATCATTCTGACGGTGCTGTCTGTCGGCATCGCCATCAACTATATCGACCGCGCCGCGATGAGTGTCGCCATCCCGTTTATGAGCCAGGAGTTACACTTCTCGCCCACCGACAGCGGGTTACTGCTCTCTGCTTTCTTCTGGAGCTATGTCCTGTTCCAGCTGCCGGGCGGCTGGCTGGTGGATAAACTCGGTCCACGTATCACCTTTGCCCTCAGCAGTCTCGGCTGGGGGCTGGCAACCGCAGCCTGTGGCCTCGCCAGCAGCATTGCCGCGCTGGTGGGTTTCCGTTTTGTCCTCGGTGCGTTCGAAGCCCCCAGTTATCCCGCCAGTTCGTCGACCGTGACACGCTGGTTCCCACGCCAGGAACGCAGCTTCGCCGCCGCCACCTTTAACAACGGCAGCAAAATTGGTGGCACCCTGGCGATTCCGATTATCTCGTTTTTGATTGCGCTGGTTGGCTGGCGTATGACCTTTGTCATCTCCGGTTTGGTGGCCGTGGTTTGGGCGCTGGCATGGTATCTGTGGTATCGCGACCCGCGCGAGCACAAAACCGTCTCCGCCGAAGAAGTGGCGTTTATTGAGGCCAACCAAGACCCGCAAAACGGCGAACCGATGAGCGTGCGTCAGTTGCTGGCGCAGCGTACCGTGCAGGCGATGATGGCGGGCTTCTTCTGTATCAACTTCGTGTCCTATTTCTTCTTCACCTGGTTCCCGACCTATCTGGTGGAGACGTTCCATTTGTCACTGATGAAGTTTGGCCTGCTGGGAATGCTGCCAGGCATCGCGGCGATTGTCGGCGGCTGGTGCGGCGGGTTGCTGTCTGACTCGCTGGTGCGTCGCGGTTATTCGCTCAGCGTGGCGCGCAAAATCCCGCTGGTCGGCGGGATGCTGGGCAGCGCCACCATCGGCCTGGCAGCGTTTTCCCCCACGGTAGGGCTGGCGCTGTCTGCGCTGTGCTTCGCTAACTTTGCCGCAACCTTCGCTTCGGCCGCCCTGTGGGCGCTGCCGTCAGACGTCGCCCCCAACCGTGCTAACGTCGCCACCATTGGTGGTATTCAGAATATGGCGGCCAATCTCGCGGGCATCATTTCGCCGATTCTAATTGGCGTGATCATGCAGTTCACCCATTCGTTCGTGATTCCGCTGGAGATCGCCGGTGTCATCGGCGTGGTCGGTGCGCTGGTGTATGCCTTCTGGCTGCCGCGCGTGCAACCGATGGGCGTGGCCGACAACCGGGCGCTGGATGGCGCATTGAGGAGAGAAGTATGA
- a CDS encoding MFS transporter, with amino-acid sequence MNTPSRSTRIRWWIAGLMWLAVAINYIDRTVLSAAAPHLIKELAINPEMMGVIMAAFFWSYALLQIPAGWFADRFGQKKGLGIAVGWWSIATMAMGLATGFKSLLALRLALGVGEAAAYPSNAGIAARWFPDRERATVSGLFDSASKFGGAIAMPLIVWMIAMFDWRITFLAIGAIGLFWVIAWYFIYAENPEDHKSISRDEVHLIRNGQANKHGDKSVLPMKWYKLLRYRNIWAMCIGFFTINYTSYFFITWLPTYLVKDKGMDFLKMGMVAALPLICGMVIEVLAGWASDRMVHNKVLSLTATRKLFLTIGLVMALCIGFAPFTDSVFMTVLLLCIAKSGTTVAASQVWALPGDVAPKNSVSIVAGLQNTVSNMGGAVGPIITGAIVGATGHFTWALVFSAVLVVIGILNYLFLMGKVEPIVDEEQVHHSQTLTSGA; translated from the coding sequence ATGAATACACCCTCACGCTCGACCCGTATTCGCTGGTGGATCGCAGGCCTGATGTGGCTGGCGGTTGCCATTAACTATATTGACCGTACTGTACTCTCTGCTGCTGCCCCGCATCTGATTAAAGAACTGGCCATCAATCCGGAGATGATGGGCGTGATCATGGCCGCGTTTTTCTGGTCCTACGCGCTGCTGCAAATTCCGGCTGGCTGGTTTGCTGACCGTTTCGGTCAGAAAAAAGGGCTGGGCATTGCCGTTGGCTGGTGGTCAATCGCCACGATGGCGATGGGCCTGGCGACTGGCTTTAAATCACTGCTGGCGCTACGCCTGGCGCTGGGGGTCGGTGAAGCGGCGGCTTACCCGAGCAACGCTGGCATCGCTGCCCGCTGGTTCCCGGACCGCGAGCGTGCCACCGTCTCTGGCCTGTTTGACAGCGCCTCCAAATTTGGCGGTGCCATCGCTATGCCGCTGATTGTATGGATGATCGCCATGTTTGACTGGCGTATCACCTTCCTCGCCATCGGTGCCATCGGCCTGTTCTGGGTGATTGCCTGGTACTTTATCTACGCCGAGAACCCGGAAGACCATAAATCGATCAGCCGTGATGAAGTGCATCTGATCCGTAATGGTCAGGCAAACAAGCACGGCGATAAAAGCGTGCTGCCGATGAAGTGGTACAAGCTGCTGCGCTATCGCAATATCTGGGCAATGTGCATTGGCTTCTTCACCATCAACTACACCTCCTATTTCTTTATCACCTGGCTGCCGACCTACCTGGTGAAAGATAAAGGGATGGATTTCCTCAAGATGGGGATGGTAGCGGCCCTGCCACTGATTTGCGGCATGGTGATTGAAGTGCTGGCAGGTTGGGCATCCGACCGGATGGTGCACAATAAAGTGCTGTCACTGACCGCCACGCGCAAACTGTTCCTGACCATTGGCCTGGTCATGGCGCTGTGCATCGGTTTCGCACCGTTCACCGATTCAGTGTTTATGACCGTGTTGCTGCTGTGCATCGCCAAATCGGGTACTACCGTGGCAGCCTCTCAGGTCTGGGCGTTGCCAGGCGATGTGGCACCGAAAAACAGCGTGTCGATTGTCGCCGGTTTGCAGAACACCGTCTCCAATATGGGCGGCGCGGTGGGTCCGATCATCACCGGCGCAATCGTGGGTGCCACTGGCCACTTCACCTGGGCGCTGGTGTTCTCCGCCGTGCTGGTGGTGATTGGTATCCTTAACTACCTGTTCCTGATGGGCAAAGTTGAACCGATCGTGGATGAGGAACAGGTTCATCATTCACAGACCCTGACCAGCGGCGCGTAA
- a CDS encoding phosphoglycerate dehydrogenase: MKVICTSPSFAKYDATPITTLQQQGFELITLPADAPLSALEPHLADTVAMIVAFTDVNEELLSKAPQLKIVCKHGVGVDNINLDATRARGIYVTNVPDANKHAVADFAFALILNSARQLTQAAVETRAGHWPRIFATDVYGKTLGIVGLGNIGKQVALRAKGFNMRVIAFDFYPDEKFAAEHGIEFVSMDQLTAASDFITLHTPLTNETRNLFDAARIKRMKKSAFLINVSRGGVVNEQDLFQALQDNVIAGAAADVFEQEPLAEHPLFTLGNFIPTSHIAGYTDGAISAIGERCVTQIVQCIQQGERPVNVMNGLA, from the coding sequence ATGAAAGTCATCTGTACCTCACCGTCATTCGCCAAATATGACGCAACGCCAATCACCACGCTGCAACAGCAGGGTTTTGAACTGATCACCCTGCCTGCCGATGCGCCACTGAGCGCACTGGAGCCACATCTGGCCGACACCGTAGCGATGATTGTTGCCTTTACCGACGTTAATGAAGAGCTGCTGAGCAAAGCGCCGCAGTTGAAGATTGTCTGCAAGCACGGCGTTGGCGTCGATAACATCAATCTGGACGCCACCCGCGCACGCGGCATCTATGTCACCAACGTGCCAGATGCCAACAAACATGCCGTGGCCGACTTCGCTTTTGCCTTGATCCTCAACAGCGCTCGCCAGCTGACCCAGGCCGCGGTGGAAACCCGTGCCGGTCACTGGCCGCGAATTTTTGCCACCGACGTGTACGGCAAAACGCTGGGTATCGTGGGACTGGGCAACATCGGTAAGCAGGTCGCGCTGCGCGCGAAAGGCTTCAACATGCGTGTTATCGCCTTTGATTTCTACCCGGACGAAAAATTCGCGGCAGAACACGGCATCGAATTCGTCAGCATGGATCAACTGACCGCAGCGAGCGACTTCATCACCCTGCATACCCCGCTGACCAATGAAACGCGCAACCTGTTTGATGCGGCCCGCATCAAACGTATGAAGAAAAGCGCGTTCCTGATCAACGTGTCACGCGGCGGCGTGGTGAACGAACAGGATCTGTTCCAGGCATTGCAGGATAACGTGATCGCCGGTGCCGCGGCGGATGTGTTTGAGCAGGAGCCACTGGCTGAACATCCGCTGTTCACCCTGGGCAACTTTATTCCGACCTCACACATTGCGGGCTACACCGATGGGGCGATCAGCGCCATCGGCGAACGCTGTGTCACGCAAATTGTGCAGTGCATTCAACAGGGCGAACGCCCGGTTAACGTGATGAACGGGCTGGCCTGA
- a CDS encoding dihydrodipicolinate synthase family protein codes for MSNKIQGVLTAIVTTFDRDGAFNPATQREQVKRQLSAGNGIFCGGTNGEFFVLNEQEKLAVTETCVDEVNGSAPVVAHIGEISTRETIRLGKQIEKLGVDAVSVITPYFVPLKQDELIYHYQTVADALNVPLFLYNIPARTGNTLQPDTVRQLASHPNIIGIKDSAGSYESLSGFLQAAAGSDNFDVLNGPDSLIHQGFVDGCSACISGLANVAPKEINAIWARFHAGDIEGSRLAQENVTGLRTDLYSVGFSPAAVKKAVSLLGYNVGDSRYAVRFTAEEEQKIRQIVNQYLQ; via the coding sequence ATGAGCAACAAAATTCAGGGCGTACTGACCGCCATTGTCACCACCTTCGATCGCGACGGTGCCTTTAATCCTGCCACCCAACGTGAGCAGGTTAAGCGTCAACTGAGCGCCGGGAACGGTATTTTCTGCGGCGGCACCAACGGCGAATTCTTCGTGCTAAATGAGCAGGAGAAACTGGCCGTTACCGAGACCTGCGTTGATGAAGTGAACGGCAGCGCACCCGTGGTGGCGCATATTGGCGAGATCTCCACCCGTGAAACCATCCGTCTCGGCAAGCAGATTGAGAAGCTCGGCGTTGATGCGGTATCAGTGATCACCCCGTACTTCGTGCCGTTGAAACAGGATGAGCTGATTTATCACTATCAGACGGTGGCAGATGCGCTGAACGTGCCGCTGTTCCTCTACAACATTCCGGCCCGTACCGGCAACACCTTACAGCCGGACACCGTGCGCCAGCTGGCGTCACATCCCAACATCATCGGGATCAAAGACAGCGCAGGCAGCTACGAGAGCCTGAGCGGCTTCCTGCAAGCTGCGGCAGGTAGCGATAATTTTGACGTACTGAACGGCCCGGATTCGCTGATCCATCAGGGCTTCGTTGATGGCTGTTCTGCCTGCATCTCCGGCCTTGCCAACGTGGCACCGAAAGAGATCAACGCGATCTGGGCACGCTTCCACGCTGGTGATATCGAAGGTTCGCGTCTGGCTCAGGAGAACGTCACCGGATTGCGTACCGACCTTTACAGCGTCGGCTTCTCACCGGCAGCGGTGAAGAAGGCGGTTTCTCTGCTCGGTTATAACGTCGGCGACAGCCGCTATGCGGTGCGTTTCACGGCCGAGGAAGAGCAGAAGATCCGCCAGATCGTGAACCAGTATTTGCAGTAA
- a CDS encoding iron-containing alcohol dehydrogenase, with protein MNINSTVISGYQALNDLSYLLKGKQKALLVTDKNIEGIPAVQTLIAQLQQQIASLSVVNSVPPEPSQHDVAAIVAALPTTDVDLVIGVGGGSVLDVAKLLSILCVKGAPTLDALLAGEKPLTRTTSLLIPTTAGTGSEATPNAILAIPEKETKVGIITPVMLPDYVALVPELTTSMPPHIASSTGIDALCHLIECFTATVANPVSDNYAMIGMKKLFASLETAVAEPGNLEARLNMLWASYYGGASIAHAGTHLVHAMSYPLGGKYHIPHGVANAILLAPCMRFVRPAAVSKFAQAYDLLPDADLTLDEEAKSHALVEYFAALVLRLKLPASLEELGIGPDHLPYLVEAALDVQRLMKNVPMKVSADDVRNVYLTLFPALNH; from the coding sequence ATGAATATCAACAGCACCGTGATTAGCGGCTATCAGGCACTCAATGACCTCAGCTACCTGCTGAAAGGTAAGCAGAAAGCGCTGCTGGTCACTGATAAGAATATAGAGGGCATTCCGGCAGTACAGACGTTGATCGCCCAGTTGCAGCAGCAGATTGCCAGCCTCAGTGTGGTGAACAGCGTGCCGCCAGAACCCAGCCAGCATGATGTGGCGGCGATTGTGGCAGCATTGCCAACTACCGATGTCGATCTGGTGATCGGCGTAGGCGGCGGTAGCGTACTGGACGTTGCCAAACTGCTCTCTATTCTGTGCGTGAAAGGCGCGCCCACCCTTGATGCCTTACTGGCCGGGGAAAAACCGCTGACCCGCACCACTTCGCTGCTGATCCCTACCACGGCGGGTACTGGTTCAGAAGCCACGCCGAACGCCATTTTGGCGATCCCGGAGAAAGAGACCAAGGTCGGCATTATTACCCCGGTGATGCTGCCGGATTATGTCGCACTGGTGCCGGAGCTGACCACCAGCATGCCGCCGCACATCGCTTCCTCCACCGGGATTGATGCGTTGTGCCACCTGATTGAGTGCTTCACCGCCACGGTTGCCAACCCGGTGAGTGATAACTACGCGATGATCGGCATGAAAAAGCTGTTTGCCAGCCTGGAAACTGCTGTTGCCGAGCCGGGTAACCTCGAAGCGCGTCTAAATATGCTGTGGGCGTCATATTACGGCGGTGCCTCAATTGCCCATGCCGGTACGCACCTGGTGCACGCGATGTCTTACCCGCTGGGCGGCAAATACCACATTCCACACGGCGTCGCTAACGCCATCCTGCTGGCACCGTGCATGCGCTTTGTACGTCCGGCCGCGGTGAGCAAATTTGCTCAGGCTTACGACCTGCTGCCTGATGCCGACCTGACGCTGGATGAAGAAGCGAAATCACATGCGCTGGTCGAGTACTTCGCCGCGCTGGTGCTGCGCCTGAAACTGCCTGCCAGCCTGGAAGAGCTGGGTATCGGCCCGGATCACCTGCCCTATCTGGTAGAAGCCGCGCTCGACGTGCAACGCCTGATGAAGAATGTACCGATGAAAGTGAGCGCCGATGACGTGCGAAACGTCTACCTGACGCTGTTTCCGGCATTGAATCACTAA